A genome region from Gadus macrocephalus chromosome 15, ASM3116895v1 includes the following:
- the LOC132473170 gene encoding collagen alpha-1(XVII) chain-like isoform X1: MDDLTTRQRNFSDISGENVLTETIISSSRLASLPPKGTSGSNHRNMSSGGGGGGGGGGGGGGLEKNVLTQNSGGSFFSSTSVGVNASSNYSSSSGVYLGGDSSGGGSGSRGVGGGRYGDLDGYGSGGNSSGGGYVVTSVSKVRSSSSGGGGTGSGRRLQSAGLAGGPSPSFRDRKNVASRSGGYEGSSSGNSSPELSRKDYGNYCANGPRGRSQSRESEIRARLQSASPTACRWTELDDVKRLLNAGRSSSVSPTRSSTHSTTLPVPRKATAEARVSSESSQTVSTHFENKPRSGTFPIGFTNGHHDMAVQTSQSTQSAAQYGSDGLKVSQFDSGLKTNHYDMNGKLGQYDSLKSGMYDSTVTSDHYDSGIIPGIFVGTAKAGQYNGGTKSSQQQYEMTTIRSSVGQDSSARSGYGYDGTARSGQYETATLDASALPLFNWSTNALLTSPTTAVTSHAAANVAAGAAAGSTSSYVYQSSTNNMGGTGPIIGTTPSSLSVYGFQNNLGPTSSTVLTTSGANVTAGTGGYGVQKNVSSGGLLSTGVSGTTRGQTEDSYKKDFKYVIFDKENVVANKDTEVLILAKDSGKQFTSSGIHLGSGSLSGDSMKKEKMVSSYTEGAQMKQAGGNYYGSSGVLMKDKATYAEIREDDGCGGGGGAFCCCADSCCSWWKWLLGLLLLALLLLGLLFGLLAMAEDVRRLKNRVSALEAESSVASVRSSRLSASDNQIHLINAGGAGAGTAGGAAAAAGAGGGVAAGHGGAGGGAGGGAGAGHAGGVIGAGGVGGGGTGTHLNNDITLHTGGGTHAGTGVGVSTGFAGGAGSVAGAGAGGTGHAGGAGSVAGAGAGHAGGTGGGGGNTNIYIGGGYGGYGGGHAGGTGSVAGGYGGGAGHAGGTGSVGGGRYGVGTGVSGGTAYGGGTSFGGTSGTSVGSGTAYGDGGSATRIGVGTGVNVGAAGGTGGVSGGSGGVGVGMGTGYVDSQVLQQTIQQMLQTEMQSHSFRALIMASSRGERGEPGAKGDSGSPGLKGDTGFSGTPGSPGHAGPEGPKGQKGSEGEHGSEGPQGIRGRDGATGPRGEPGVSGFGEKGERGSPGTSGGASSTGPPGPKGSSGTPGIPGQPGSNGYRGEAGPPGLKGDRGSGSPGIKGDRGEKGQGGNTGLSGLPGLDGPKGSRGVAGIDGQRGPAGGQGASGPPGIRGPTGPPGDAGNTGTPGLQGPPGIPGTPGHPGSRGQTGEPGRVLNAAGSSSVGIPGPPGSSGPPGPAGSPGLSGPIGPAGLPGPAGPRGAKGDAGISVRTTETVSSSRAERQFGSSAAGVPGPPGPPGQPGIPGRPGDSISGPQGPPGRPGVSGFGKQGPKGERGEPGGSAVSSSGTYFTGPPGTPGPPGPKGSSGSPGPMGYQGEKGEQGTPGRSGSSDRVVSYGAGQGLPGPPGPPGPQGPMGYKGDTGSPGVPGIAGSSRGTYSATSGPPGPPGPPGAPGHPGSFSSSVEMRQYIGEYLSRSRQSSIPGPPGPPGSPGIPGTYSGSLEDLSSRIIVYLQRSGSGFSVGAQGPPGPPGPPGSGSLTLNALIAMLQRDDVRRYMTGPQGPQGTPGLPGTPGTSAGGVANYNVQEIATYVFRIMSERGMTNGGQPGPQGPRGLPGPPGPGHGTTTATIDYNTLTRNSEFRALVARATERPGLPGPPGFPGGPGPQGPPGPPGLSSTSTVYGSSGQGGYRMEDIQKYLQSSGFRGLQGPPGPPGPQGPPGQSSGVVTYSGTQQPREIIRLELQEYLSSDNVRRAIQGPPGPPGTQGPRGYQGERGPPGPVQGFLQSQSFSQGASNRDSEGRVTIDVSTLAENLDYSRVASRVSDYIRDQGLLQDYVREGAVRTTVRAVQGPPGPPGPPGPIGYSRVIGAYGNVTADLMDFFRTYGTVPGPMGGPGPKGDRGYPGPTGEKGETGKTGAPGLPGLHTIHTQHRVEKRDADEAREVRRQRRRRSTGV, translated from the exons ATGGACGATCTAACAACAAGACAGAGAAACTTCTCAGACATATCGGGAGAAAATG TCTTGACAGAAACTATAATTTCCTCGAGCAGACTGGCTTCCCTGCCTCCAA AGGGAACCAGTGGATCAAATCACAGGAACATGtccagtggtggaggaggaggaggaggaggaggaggaggaggcggagggctgGAGAAGAATGTCTTAACCCAGAACAGCGGTGGAAGTTTTTTCTCTTCAA cctccGTGGGCGTGAACGCCAGCAGCAACTACAGCTCCTCTTCGGGGGTCTACCTCGGGGGggactcctccggcggcggaAGCGGTAGTCGCGGCGTGGGAGGCGGTCGCTACGGCGACCTGGacggctacggcagcggcgggaacagcagcggcggcggctacGTGGTGACCTCCGTGTCCAAGGTCAGGTCCAGCTCCTCCGGGGGCGGCGGCACCGGGAGCGGGCGGAGGCTGCAGAGCGCCGGCCTGGCGGGGGGGCCGTCGCCGTCGTTCCGTGACAGGAAGAACGTGGCGAGCCGCTCCGGGGGCTACGAGG GAAGTTCCAGCGGCAACTCCTCACCAGAATTGTCCCGCAAGGACTATGGAAACTATT GTGCCAATGGCccaagagggcggagccagagcCGAG AGAGTGAGATCAGAGCCCGCCTCCAGAGTGCCTCTCCCACTGCCTGCCGAT GGACGGAGCTGGATGATGTGAAGAGGCTGCTGAATGCTGGGAGGTCCAGCAGCGTGAGCCCCACCCGTTCCTCCACCCACTCCACCACCCTGCCTGTCCCCAGGAAGGCCACGGCCGAGGCCCGGGTCAGCAGCGAGTCCTCACAGACGG TTTCGACCCACTTTGAGAACAAACCCAGATCCGGCACGTTTCCCATCGGCTTCACCAACGGCCATCACGACATGGCCGTGCAGACGAGCCAGTCCACCCAGTCCGCCGCCCAGTACGGCTCCGATGGGCTGAAGGTCTCCCAGTTCGACAGCGGTTTGAAAACCAACCACTACGACATGAACGGGAAACTGGGCCAATACGACAGTTTGAAGTCCGGCATGTACGACTCCACCGTGACGTCCGACCACTACGACTCGGGTATCATCCCCGGTATATTCGTGGGCACCGCCAAAGCCGGCCAGTACAACGGCGGCACCAAGTCCAGCCAGCAGCAGTACGAGATGACCACCATCAGGTCCTCCGTGGGCCAGGACTCCAGCGCCCGGTCGGGCTACGGCTACGACGGCACCGCCCGCTCGGGTCAGTACGAAACGGCCACGCTGGACGCCAGCGCCCTGCCGCTCTTCAACTGGTCCaccaacgccctcctcacctcccccaccaccgccgTCACCTCCCACGCCGCAGCCAACGTGGCCGCCGGCGCCGCCGCGGGCAGCACCAGCAGCTACGTCTACCAGAGCAGCACCAACAACATGGGGGGCACCGGCCCCATCATCGGCACCACCCCGTCCTCCCTCTCTG TCTACGGCTTCCAGAACAATCTGGGACCTACTTCGAGCACTGTGCTTACTACCAGCGGTGCTAACGTCACTGCCGGCACAGGGG gtTATGGAGTACAGAAGAATGTCTCCAGCGGTGGTCTCCTCAGCACTGGAGTCTCTGGAA CCACAAGAGGTCAGACAGAAGATTCGTACAAGAAGGACTTCAAATACGTGATCTTTGACAAGGAGAACGTTGTAGCCAATAAGGACACAGAGGTGTTGATCCTCGCCAAGGACAGCGGCAAGCAGTTCACCAGCAGCGGCATTCATCTAGGAAGCG GCTCTCTTTCCGGTGACTCCATGAAAAAGGAGAAGATGGTTTCCAGCTATACTGAAGGAGCTCAGATGAAACAAGCCGGCGGCAATTACT ATGGATCGTCTGGAGTTCTCATGAAAGACAAGGCAACGTATGCAG AGATCCGGGAGGACGACggctgtgggggaggaggaggggccttCTGCTGCTGCGCCGactcctgctgctcctggtgGAAGTGGCTGCTGGGCCTCCTGCTGCtcgccctgctcctcctcggaCTCCTCTTTGGACTCCTGGCCATGG CTGAGGACGTGAGGAGGCTGAAGAACCGCGTCTCGGCCCTGGAGGCGGAGTCCTCGGTGGCGTCCGTGCGCTCCAGTCGTCTCTCGGCCTCAGACAACCAGATCCACCTGATCAACGCCGGTGGTGCCGGGGCTGGTACCGCTGGtggtgccgccgccgccgctggtgctggtggaggtgtagCTGCAGGCcatggtggtgcaggtggtggtgcaggtggtggtgcaggcGCTGGTCATGCAGGTGGTGTTATAGGGgcgggtggtgttggtggaggaggaacaggcaCCCACTTAAACAACGACATCACGCTGCACACGGGTGGAGGAACTCACGCCGGCACTGGGGTTGGAGTCAGCACTGGCTTCGCTGGTGGGGCTGGTTCTGTTGCTGGTGCTGGCGCTGGTGGTACTGGtcatgctggtggtgctggttctgTTGCTGGCGCGGGAGCTGGTCATGCTGGTGGTACTGGCGGAGGCGGTGGTAACACTAATATCtacattggtggtggttatggtggttatggtggtggtcATGCTGGCGGCACTGGTTCTGTTGCTGGTGGTTACGGAGGAGGTGCTGGTCATGCTGGCGGTACTGGTTCTGTTGGTGGTGGTCGCTATGGTGTTGGTactggtgttagtggtggtacTGCATATGGTGGTGGTACTAGTTTTGGTGGCACATCTGGCACATCTGTCGGCAGCGGAACTGCTTATGGCGATGGTGGTAGCGCTACCAGGATCGGTGTCGGTACGGGTGTTAATGTAGGTGCCGCTGGAGGCACTGGTGGCGTCAGTGGTGGAAGTGGTGGAGTTGGCGTTGGCATGGGAACGGGATATGTTGACAGTCAAGTCCTTCAGCAGACCATCCAGCAGATGCTGCAAACTGAAATGCAGTCGCACTCCTTCAGAG CTCTGATAATGGCCTCgtctagaggagagagaggggagccgGGGGCTAAAG GAGATTCAGGAAGCCCAGGATTGAAAG GTGATACTGGATTTTCAGGAACCCCAG GTTCTCCAGGTCATGCCGGCCCCGAGGGGCCAAAAGGACAAAAAGGAAGTGAAG GGGAGCATGGGTCAGAGGGGCCCCAGGGCATCAGGGGCCGTGACGGGGCCACCGGCCCCAGGGGAGAACCAGGGGTCTCTGGCtttggagagaagggggagagag GTTCTCCAGGAACCAGCGGTGGCGCTAGCTCCACGGGCCCGCCTGGGCCTAAAG GTTCTTCTGGCACACCTGGGATACCAG GCCAACCCGGTTCTAACGGCTACCGAGGAGAGGCGGGACCACCCGGGCTTAAAG GGGACAGAGGGAGTGGATCTCCAGGAATCAAAG GGGACCGAGGTGAAAAGGGACAAGGAG GTAATACTGGTTTATCAGGACTTCCGGGACTGGACGGACCGAAAGGATCTAGAG GTGTTGCTGGAATTGATGGACAGAGAGGACCCGCAG GTGGGCAAGGAGCTTCCGGCCCACCTGGAATCAGAGGACCCACAGGACCACCTGGAGATGCtggtaacacag GCACCCCAGGGCTACAGGGACCACCAG GTATACCAGGGACTCCGGGACACCCAGGATCTAGGG gtCAAACTGGTGAACCAGGAAGAGTCCTCAATGCAG CTGGCTCCAGTTCTGTGGGCATCCCAGGCCCCCCCGGTTCTTCTGGACCCCCCGGACCTGCCGGATCCCCTGGACTATCAG gtCCCATTGGCCCTGCTGGTCTTCCTGGCCCAGCTG GTCCTAGAGGTGCCAAGGGAGACGCAGGAATATCAGTGAGAACTACAGAGACCGTGAGCTCATCCAGAGCTGAAA GACAGTTTGGGTCCTCTGCTGCTGGGGTCCCCGGCCCCCCTGGTCCCCCGGGACAGCCTGGGATACCGGGACGTCCAG GGGATTCGATATCAGGACCCCAGGGACCCCCCGGCCGCCCTGGAGTGTCAG GTTTTGGAAAACAAGGTcctaaaggagagagaggagaacccgGCGGCAGCGCTGTGTCCAGCTCAG GAACATACTTCACTGGACCCCCAGGAACCCCAGGGCCTCCGGGACCCAAGGGGTCCTCAG GTTCTCCTGGACCAATGGGATACCAAG GTGAAAAGGGAGAGCAAGGAACGCCCGGAAGATCAGGAAGCTCAGACAGAG TGGTGTCCTACGGTGCCGGTCAGGGGCTCCCAGGACCCCCCGGGCCCCCAGGCCCTCAGGGACCAATGGGATACAAAG GGGACACTGGATCACCTGGTGTTCCTGGTATCGCCGGCTCCTCAAGAG GCACCTACTCGGCCACCTCTGGGCCCCCAGGACCCCCCGGTCCCCCGGGCGCTCCTGGCCACCCTggatccttctcctcctccgtcgAGATGCGGCAGTACATCGGCGAATACCTCA GCAGGAGCAGACAGTCCAGCATCCCCGGCCCCCCAGGCCCTCCAGGGTCCCCGGGAATACCGGGAACCTACTCCGGGTCCCTGGAGGATTTGTCCTCTCGCATCATTGTCTACTTGCAGC GTTCTGGGTCTGGTTTCAGCGTaggggcccagggcccccccGGACCACCCGGCCCGCCAGGATCAGGATCACTCACCCTCAACGCTCTCATCGCTATGCTACAGA GGGACGACGTCAGAAGGTACATGACAGGCCCACAAGGACCTCAAGGGACCCCCGGCCTCCCAGGCACGCCGGGGACATCGGCAGGAGGCGTGGCCAACTATAACGTCCAGGAGATAGCCACCTACGTCTTCAGAATCATGAGCG agagagggatgacCAACGGGGGACAGcccggcccccaggggccccgcGGCCTCCCCGGGCCCCCAGGTCCAGGCCATGGAACCACGACCGCCACCATTGACTACAACACTCTCACCAGAA actcagagttcagggcgCTGGTGGCCCGCGCCACGGAGCGGCCCGGCCTGCCCGGCCCCCCAGGGTTCCCAGGAGGCCCCGGCCCCCAGGGGCCACCGGGGCCCCCgggtctctcctccacctccaccgttTACGGGTCCTCGGGTCAGGGCGGCTACAGGATGGAGGACATCCAGAAGTACCTGCAGA gctccGGGTTCAGAGGGCTCCAGGGGCCTCCCGGTCCTcccggcccccaggggcccccaggGCAGTCCTCGGGCGTAGTGACCTACAGTGGAACCCAGCAGCCCAGAGAAATCATCCGActagagctccaggagtacCTCAGCA GCGACAACGTGCGGAGGGCCATCCAGGGCCCACCGGGGCCCCCGGGCACGCAGGGCCCCAGGGGCTACCAGGGAGAACGCGGGCCCCCGGGGCCGGTCCAGGGCTTCCTCCAGAGCCAGAGCTTCTCCCAGGGAGCCTCCAACCGCGACTCCGAGGGCCGCGTGACCATCGACGTCAGCACCCTGGCGGAGAACCTCGACTACTCCAGAGTGGCCTCCAGAGTGTCCGACTACATCAGGG ACCAAGGCCTACTGCAGGACTATGTCAGGGAGGGGGCCGTGAGGACGACAGTCAGGGCCGTCCAAGGGCCTCCTGGGCCACCCGGTCCCCCCGGACCTATTGGCTACAGCCGGGTGATCGGGGCCTACGGCAACGTCACCGCTGACCTCATGGATTTCTTCAGGA CATACGGTACCGTCCCGGGCCCAATGGGGGGACCTGGTCCCAAGGGAGACAGAGGATACCCAGGACCCACTGGAGAAAAAG GAGAGACCGGGAAGACAGGGGCCCCGGGACTACCAGGGCTCCACACCATCCACACCCAGCACCGCGTGGAGAAGAGAGACGCAG ATGAAGCCCGGGAGGTTCGTCGACAGCGCCGGCGCCGGTCCACTGGAGTCTAG